A genomic region of Carassius carassius chromosome 27, fCarCar2.1, whole genome shotgun sequence contains the following coding sequences:
- the paplnb gene encoding papilin b, proteoglycan-like sulfated glycoprotein, which translates to MMLHSLLGILCLISAVFCARQPSNDYWGEYGPYGACSRTCGTGVAVRTRVCNTMRTDGGHNCVGPSKSYKLCNTQECPVGSRDFREEQCSDFDRTEFQGKRYTWHPYYGASNPCELVCVPRGENFFYRHRPAVVDGTPCYVGRRDICVEGVCRAVSHGEIVGFEDHSRPVTSALLDTFKYTYSTFSECSLHCGGGVQTRSVYCINERTSATVDESHCTAQGLRKPASQKACNDHPCAEYSVGPFGDCSVTCGEGQQTREVFCVGGRGEHIPEHHCRGLTRPHDVRSCQRSSCHQVFRYYINDFSLCSRSCGTGTRERRVVCMDLDHNQYPDERCSVLSRPHAVENCNTQTCPGAQTVPSVQEPSGYESSLRGFVPYTHDATSVHRPSDLYPSVIGPHCAQSYYGCCPDGHTAASGPRGEGCAHDDCHRSRYGCCLDGVTAANGFERAGCPDYPYRDYSPVRQPSASVCSLAQEVGSCYEWTTRFYFDSSSGSCSQFWFGGCEGNGNNFPTKDECDRSCGASARGFAPREPTSRRLISGVRGYRARSRA; encoded by the exons ATGATGCTCCACTCTCTTCTTGGGATCCTGTGCTTGATCTCTGCAGTTTTCTGT GCGAGGCAGCCGTCTAATGATTACTGGGGTGAATATGGCCCGTACGGAGCCTGCAGCCGCACCTGTGGCACTGGAGTAGCAGTGAGAACCAGGGTCTGCAACACTATGAG GACGGATGGTGGGCACAATTGCGTTGGACCATCCAAGTCCTACAAACTCTGTAACACACAG GAATGCCCTGTTGGATCCAGAGATTTCCGTGAAGAACAGTGTTCTGATTTTGACCGAACGGAGTTCCAGGGAAAACGTTACACATGGCATCCGTACTATGGAG CTTCAAACCCATGTGAGCTGGTGTGTGTGCCCAGAGGAGAGAACTTTTTCTACCGTCACAGACCTGCTGTAGTGGACGGCACACCATGCTATGTGGGGCGCAGAGACATCTGTGTGGAGGGAGTCTGCAGA GCGGTGAGCCATGGGGAGATTGTGGGTTTTGAGGATCACTCTCGCCCTGTCACCTCTGCCCTTCTGGACACCTTCAA GTACACATACAGCACCTTTTCAGAGTGTTCACTGCACTGTGGTGGAGGAGTGCAGACCCGTAGTGTGTACTGTATTAATGAGAGAACATCAGCAACGGTCGATGAATCTCATTGCACTGCACAAGGCCTCAGGAAACCAGCTTCCCAGAAGGCCTGCAATGACCACCCCTGTGCCGAGTACAGTGTTGGTCCCTTTGGTGAT TGTTCAGTGACGTGTGGTGAGGGACAGCAGACACGAGAGGTGTTCTGTGTCGGGGGCAGAGGAGAGCACATCCCTGAGCACCACTGCAGGGGTCTCACACGTCCACATGATGTCAGATCCTGTCAGAGATCATCTTGCCACCAAGTTTTTAGATACTATATCAATGACTTCAGTCTG TGTTCTCGTAGCTGTGGAACTGGTACTCGCGAGCGCAGAGTGGTTTGCATGGATTTGGATCACAATCAGTATCCAGATGAAAGATGTTCTGTTTTGTCCAGACCTCATGCTGTGGAGAACTGCAACACCCAGACCTGCCCTGGTGCACAAA CGGTGCCCAGCGTGCAGGAGCCCAGTGGTTATGAAAGCTCCTTGCGTGGATTTGTGCCTTATACCCATGATGCAACCTCAG TTCACAGACCAAGTGATCTATACCCCTCAGTGATTGGACCGCACTGTGCCCAGTCATATTATGGCTGCTGTCCGGACGGTCACACTGCTGCCTCAGGGCCTCGTGGGGAAGGCTGTGCTCACGATGACTGTCATAGGTCTAG ATATGGCTGCTGCCTTGATGGAGTAACAGCTGCTAATGGTTTTGAAAGAGCAGGATGTCCTGATTACCCCTACAGA gatTATAGTCCAGTCCGTCAGCCCTCTGCTAGTGTGTGCTCTTTGGCACAAGAAGTTGGATCCTGTTATGAATGGACAACTCGTTTCTACTTTGATTCTTCCTCTGGCTCTTGCTCACAATTCTGGTTCGGTGGTTGTGAAGGGAACGGCAATAACTTTCCCACCAAGGACGAATGTGATCGGTCATGTGGGGCTTCTGCCAGAGGCTTTGCCCCAAGAGAACCAACATCCAGGAGATTGATCAGTGGGGTCAGAGGTTATAGAGCGAGATCCCGTGCATAA
- the erh gene encoding enhancer of rudimentary homolog produces MSHTILLVQPTKRPEGRTYADYESVNECMEGVCKMYEEHLKRMNPNSPSITYDISQLFDFVDDLADLSCLVYRADTQTYQPYNKDWIKEKIYVLLRRQAQQAGK; encoded by the exons ATG TCTCACACAATTCTGCTGGTGCAGCCCACCAAGAGACCAGAAGGCAGAACATATGCAGACTATGAGTCTGTCAACGAATGCATGGAAG GAGTATGTAAGATGTATGAAGAGCATCTGAAGAGAATGAACCCCAACAGTCCCTCCATCACATATGACATAAGCCAGTTATTTGACTTTGTCGATGATCTCGCTGACCTCAGCTGTCTTGT GTACAGGGCAGACACACAAACCTACCAGCCCTACAACAAAGACTGGATCAAAGAAAAGATCTACGTGCTGCTGAGGCGCCAAGCCCAGCAGGCGGGGAAATAA